The Paraburkholderia acidisoli genome contains a region encoding:
- the groL gene encoding chaperonin GroEL (60 kDa chaperone family; promotes refolding of misfolded polypeptides especially under stressful conditions; forms two stacked rings of heptamers to form a barrel-shaped 14mer; ends can be capped by GroES; misfolded proteins enter the barrel where they are refolded when GroES binds), whose product MAAKDVVFGDSARSKMVEGVNILANAVKVTLGPKGRNVVLERSFGGPTVTKDGVSVAKEIELKDKLQNMGAQMVKEVASKTSDNAGDGTTTATVLAQSIVREGMKYVASGMNPMDLKRGIDKAVGAAIEELRKLSKPCTTNKEIAQVGSISANSDSSIGDRIAEAMDKVGKEGVITVEDGKSLQDELEVVEGMQFDRGYLSPYFINNPDKQVAVLDNPFVLLFDKKISNIRDLLPVLEQVAKAGRPLLIIAEDVEGEALATLVVNNIRGILKTVAVKAPGFGDRRKAMLEDIAILTGGQVIAEETGLTLEKATLNELGQAKRIEVGKENTTIIDGAGEATGIEARVKQIRTQIEEATSDYDREKLQERVAKLAGGVAVIKVGAATEVEMKEKKARVEDALHATRAAVEEGIVPGGGVALIRARVAVTGLKGANADQDAGIKIVLRAMEEPLRQIVTNGGEEASVVVAAVAQGSGNYGYNAATGEYVDMVEAGVVDPTKVTRTALQNAASVAGLLLTTDAAVVEVPKEDAPMPGGMPGGMGGMGMDM is encoded by the coding sequence ATGGCAGCTAAAGACGTCGTGTTCGGCGATTCCGCCCGTTCCAAGATGGTTGAAGGCGTGAACATTCTCGCCAACGCAGTGAAGGTCACGCTGGGTCCGAAGGGCCGCAACGTGGTCCTCGAGCGCTCGTTCGGCGGCCCGACGGTCACCAAGGACGGTGTCTCGGTCGCGAAGGAAATCGAGCTGAAAGACAAGCTCCAGAACATGGGCGCGCAAATGGTCAAGGAAGTGGCTTCCAAGACCAGCGACAACGCAGGCGACGGCACGACGACGGCAACCGTCCTCGCGCAATCCATCGTTCGCGAAGGCATGAAGTACGTCGCATCGGGCATGAACCCGATGGACCTGAAGCGCGGCATCGACAAGGCAGTGGGCGCAGCCATCGAAGAACTGCGCAAGCTGAGCAAGCCCTGCACGACCAACAAGGAAATCGCGCAAGTCGGCTCGATCTCGGCGAACAGCGATTCGTCGATCGGCGACCGTATCGCTGAAGCGATGGACAAGGTCGGCAAGGAAGGCGTCATCACCGTCGAAGACGGCAAGTCGCTGCAAGACGAGCTCGAAGTCGTCGAAGGTATGCAGTTCGACCGCGGCTACCTCTCGCCGTACTTCATCAACAACCCGGACAAGCAAGTTGCCGTTCTCGACAACCCGTTCGTCCTGTTGTTCGACAAGAAGATCTCGAACATCCGTGATCTGCTGCCGGTTCTGGAACAAGTCGCGAAGGCTGGCCGTCCGCTGCTGATCATCGCTGAAGACGTCGAAGGCGAAGCCCTGGCTACGCTGGTCGTCAACAACATCCGTGGCATCCTGAAGACCGTCGCCGTCAAGGCTCCGGGCTTCGGCGACCGTCGCAAGGCCATGCTCGAAGACATCGCGATCCTGACCGGCGGCCAGGTCATCGCTGAAGAAACGGGCCTCACGCTCGAAAAGGCAACGCTGAACGAACTCGGTCAAGCGAAGCGTATCGAAGTGGGCAAGGAAAACACGACGATCATCGACGGCGCAGGCGAAGCCACGGGCATCGAAGCGCGCGTGAAGCAAATCCGCACGCAGATCGAAGAAGCAACGTCGGACTACGACCGTGAAAAGCTGCAAGAGCGCGTTGCCAAGCTGGCAGGCGGCGTGGCAGTGATCAAGGTCGGCGCTGCGACCGAAGTCGAAATGAAGGAAAAGAAGGCACGCGTGGAAGACGCGCTGCACGCTACGCGCGCTGCCGTTGAAGAAGGCATCGTCCCCGGCGGCGGTGTTGCTCTGATCCGCGCTCGCGTTGCCGTCACGGGCCTGAAGGGCGCTAACGCCGATCAAGACGCTGGTATCAAGATCGTTCTGCGCGCCATGGAAGAACCGCTGCGCCAGATCGTCACGAACGGTGGCGAAGAAGCGTCGGTCGTGGTGGCAGCGGTTGCTCAAGGTTCGGGCAACTACGGCTACAACGCAGCCACGGGCGAGTACGTCGACATGGTCGAAGCCGGTGTGGTCGACCCGACGAAGGTCACGCGCACGGCGCTGCAAAACGCAGCTTCGGTCGCAGGCCTGCTGCTGACGACGGACGCAGCGGTTGTCGAAGTGCCGAAGGAAGATGCACCGATGCCCGGCGGCATGCCCGGCGGCATGGGCGGCATGGGCATGGACATGTAA
- the pyrR gene encoding bifunctional pyr operon transcriptional regulator/uracil phosphoribosyltransferase PyrR: protein MSTPDAEALYRAVLDQIRAGYAADAFSAPEGIAIVGIHSGGAWVAERLAQDLDAAQWGVANVALHRDDYAKKGLHSQARPTSLPFEVAGRRILLVDDVLSTGRTVRAALNELYDYGRPAAVELAVLADRGGRELPVAARFAGGAVSLPDDANLVLARGDDGRFAFHLEPRGNA from the coding sequence ATGAGCACACCCGACGCCGAAGCGCTCTATCGCGCCGTCCTCGACCAGATCCGCGCGGGCTATGCGGCGGACGCGTTCAGCGCGCCCGAAGGCATCGCCATCGTCGGCATTCATAGCGGCGGCGCGTGGGTGGCCGAGCGGCTCGCGCAGGACCTCGACGCCGCGCAATGGGGCGTGGCCAACGTGGCGCTGCATCGCGACGACTACGCGAAGAAGGGCTTGCACAGCCAGGCGCGGCCCACCTCCTTGCCGTTCGAAGTGGCGGGGCGCCGCATCCTGCTCGTCGACGACGTGCTCTCCACGGGCCGCACGGTGCGCGCGGCGCTCAACGAACTCTACGATTACGGCCGCCCGGCCGCGGTGGAACTCGCCGTACTCGCCGATCGCGGCGGCCGCGAACTGCCGGTCGCGGCGCGCTTCGCGGGCGGCGCGGTGAGCCTGCCCGACGACGCCAATCTCGTGCTCGCACGCGGCGACGACGGCCGCTTCGCCTTTCATCTCGAGCCGCGCGGCAACGCCTGA
- a CDS encoding aspartate carbamoyltransferase catalytic subunit, producing MNTQSTPDAPLNAARDDARFRYGFLKGNPQLTKNGELKHLLSIEGLPRSIVTHILDTAEQFVSVTDREVKKVPLLRGKSVFNLFFENSTRTRTTFEIAATRLSADVLNLNINASSTSKGESLLDTIGNLSAMHADMFVVRHASSGAPYLIAEHCAPHVHVINAGDGRHAHPTQGLLDMYTIRHYKRDFTNLRVAIVGDILHSRVARSDIHALTTLGVPEVRAIGPRTLLPGGLEQMGVRVFHNLDEGLKDVDVIIMLRLQNERMSGALLPSAQEYFKSWGLTPERLALAAPDAIVMHPGPMNRGVEIDSQVADGPQSVILNQVSFGIAVRMAVMGIVAGNNADNHD from the coding sequence ATGAACACACAGTCCACGCCCGACGCGCCGCTGAACGCCGCGCGCGACGATGCGCGCTTTCGCTACGGCTTTCTCAAAGGCAACCCGCAGCTCACGAAAAACGGCGAGCTGAAGCATCTGCTGTCGATCGAAGGCTTGCCGAGGTCGATCGTCACGCACATTCTCGACACGGCCGAGCAGTTCGTGAGCGTCACCGACCGCGAAGTGAAGAAGGTGCCGCTCCTGCGCGGCAAGTCGGTGTTCAACCTGTTCTTCGAGAACTCCACGCGCACGCGCACGACCTTCGAGATCGCGGCAACGCGGCTTTCGGCCGACGTGCTGAATCTGAACATCAACGCTTCGTCCACGAGCAAGGGCGAGTCGCTGCTCGACACCATCGGCAATCTCTCGGCGATGCATGCCGACATGTTCGTGGTGCGTCACGCGTCGAGCGGCGCGCCGTATCTGATCGCCGAGCATTGCGCGCCGCACGTGCACGTGATCAACGCGGGCGACGGTCGTCACGCGCACCCCACGCAGGGGCTGCTCGACATGTACACGATCCGCCACTACAAGCGCGACTTCACGAATCTGCGCGTGGCGATCGTGGGCGACATTCTGCATTCGCGTGTCGCGCGCTCCGACATCCACGCGCTCACCACGCTCGGCGTGCCCGAAGTGCGCGCGATCGGCCCGCGCACGCTGCTGCCGGGCGGCCTCGAACAGATGGGCGTGCGCGTGTTCCACAACCTCGACGAAGGGTTGAAGGACGTGGACGTCATCATCATGCTGCGCCTGCAGAACGAGCGCATGAGCGGCGCGCTGCTGCCCTCGGCACAGGAGTATTTCAAGAGCTGGGGCCTCACGCCCGAGCGTCTCGCGCTCGCCGCGCCCGACGCCATCGTCATGCATCCGGGGCCGATGAATCGCGGCGTCGAAATCGACTCGCAGGTCGCGGACGGCCCGCAGTCGGTGATCCTCAATCAGGTGAGCTTCGGCATTGCCGTGCGCATGGCGGTGATGGGCATCGTCGCGGGCAATAACGCCGACAACCACGACTAA
- a CDS encoding methyltransferase, TIGR04325 family, protein MKNVLKAMFMHSQVGSWVGKIPGVPQFYARTVWSKRMNPFFGLYGSFEDAERAATDLNHVGWNDEGIARVLVHEETHEAPQPFQTSQFAVLLWLSKLLKSGSTVLDIGGAGGIFYEICTRYDLLSMPLRWHVVDMPETVKRGIARHEELKSTMITFGTDLAEAPMSSIMLMLGVIQYLPDPLGEKGPGVLESVETLPSHIFVNKVSLTDDGEIWTIQNYITTATPYRFFSRKKFMAYFESHGYRLRDRWLVPEISVSIPFHPERTLSCLEGFYFERQPEAQTQ, encoded by the coding sequence ATGAAGAACGTTCTGAAAGCCATGTTCATGCACAGCCAGGTCGGCAGCTGGGTCGGCAAGATTCCGGGCGTGCCGCAGTTCTATGCGCGGACGGTCTGGTCCAAACGCATGAATCCCTTCTTCGGTCTGTACGGCAGTTTCGAAGACGCCGAGCGCGCCGCGACCGACCTCAATCATGTCGGCTGGAACGACGAAGGCATTGCCAGGGTGCTCGTGCACGAAGAGACCCATGAAGCGCCGCAGCCGTTTCAGACTTCGCAGTTCGCCGTGCTGCTCTGGCTGAGCAAACTGCTCAAGTCCGGCAGTACCGTGCTGGATATCGGCGGCGCCGGCGGCATCTTCTATGAAATCTGCACCCGTTACGACCTGCTCTCCATGCCGTTGCGCTGGCACGTGGTGGATATGCCGGAAACGGTGAAGCGCGGCATCGCGCGTCACGAGGAACTGAAGTCGACGATGATCACGTTCGGCACCGATCTCGCCGAGGCGCCGATGTCGAGCATCATGCTGATGCTGGGCGTCATACAGTATCTGCCCGACCCGTTGGGCGAGAAAGGGCCGGGCGTACTCGAAAGCGTCGAGACGCTGCCGTCGCACATCTTCGTCAACAAGGTGTCGCTCACCGACGACGGCGAAATCTGGACGATCCAGAACTACATCACCACGGCCACGCCGTATCGATTCTTCAGCCGCAAGAAGTTCATGGCGTATTTCGAGTCGCACGGTTATCGGCTGCGCGACCGCTGGCTGGTGCCGGAAATCAGCGTGTCGATTCCGTTTCACCCGGAGCGAACGCTCTCGTGTCTCGAAGGGTTTTATTTCGAGCGTCAACCGGAAGCGCAGACGCAATGA
- a CDS encoding YqgE/AlgH family protein: MSKSTDRINLTNQFLIAMPSMADPTFSGTVVYLCDHSERGALGLVINRPTDIDLEALFSRIDLKLEIEPLLHVPVYFGGPVQTERGFVLHAPAEGTNYTSSMSVPGGLEMTTSKDVLEAVANGSGPERFLLTLGHAGWGAGQLEEEISKNGWLTVEADPKIVFDVPAEDRLEAALALLGISSSMLSGEAGHA, translated from the coding sequence ATGTCCAAGAGTACCGATCGCATCAATCTCACGAACCAGTTCCTGATCGCCATGCCCAGCATGGCGGACCCCACGTTTTCGGGAACGGTGGTTTACCTTTGCGATCATTCGGAGCGCGGCGCGCTCGGTCTCGTTATCAATCGTCCCACCGACATCGACCTCGAAGCGCTGTTCTCGCGCATCGACCTCAAGCTCGAAATCGAACCGCTGCTGCACGTGCCCGTCTACTTCGGCGGCCCGGTGCAGACCGAGCGCGGCTTCGTGCTGCACGCGCCCGCCGAAGGCACGAACTACACCTCGTCCATGTCGGTGCCGGGCGGCCTCGAAATGACCACCTCGAAGGACGTGCTCGAAGCCGTCGCCAACGGCAGCGGTCCCGAGCGCTTCCTGCTCACGCTCGGCCACGCGGGCTGGGGCGCGGGCCAGCTCGAAGAGGAAATCTCGAAGAACGGCTGGCTCACGGTCGAAGCCGACCCGAAGATCGTGTTCGACGTGCCCGCCGAGGATCGCCTCGAAGCGGCGCTCGCGCTGCTCGGCATTTCGTCGTCCATGTTGTCGGGCGAGGCGGGCCACGCATGA
- a CDS encoding dihydroorotase, which translates to MKIHIQGGTLIDPAAGTEIRQDVFIEAGKIAAIGAAPAGFHADKTLDARGLTVAPGLVDLSARLREPGYEHKATLDSEMHAALAGGVTSLVCPPDTDPVLDEAGLVEMLQHRVSKLARANVHPLGALTVGLKGQVITEMVSLTEAGCIGFTQADTPIADTQVMLRALQYASTYGYAVWLRPQDAYLSKGGVAASGALASRLGLSGVPVSAETIALHTLFELMRVTGARVHIQHVSSAAGVTLMRAAKAEGLPVTCDVTINHLHLIDMDIGYFDAQFRLDPPLRQQRDREAIRAGLLDGTIDAICSQHTPVDDDEKLLPFAEATPGATGLELFLSLTVKWAQDAGVPLAKALALVSAAPAAIVQKDAGRLAVGANADLCVFDANAHWRVEPRALRSQGHNTPFLGYELPAVVRATLVAGRVGFERAHQHA; encoded by the coding sequence ATGAAGATCCACATTCAAGGCGGCACGCTGATCGATCCGGCGGCGGGCACCGAAATCCGGCAGGACGTGTTTATCGAAGCGGGCAAGATCGCGGCCATCGGCGCGGCGCCCGCCGGTTTTCACGCCGACAAAACCCTCGACGCGCGTGGCTTGACGGTCGCGCCCGGTCTCGTCGATCTGAGCGCGCGACTGCGCGAGCCGGGCTACGAGCACAAGGCGACGCTCGACTCGGAAATGCACGCGGCGCTCGCGGGCGGCGTGACGAGCCTCGTGTGCCCGCCCGACACCGATCCCGTGCTGGACGAGGCGGGTCTCGTCGAGATGCTGCAGCATCGCGTGAGCAAGCTCGCGCGCGCCAACGTGCATCCGCTCGGCGCGCTCACGGTCGGCCTGAAAGGGCAGGTGATCACGGAGATGGTGTCGCTCACGGAAGCGGGCTGCATCGGTTTCACGCAGGCCGATACGCCCATCGCCGACACCCAGGTGATGCTGCGCGCGCTGCAATACGCGAGCACCTACGGCTACGCGGTGTGGCTGCGTCCGCAGGACGCGTATCTCTCGAAGGGCGGCGTGGCCGCGAGCGGCGCGCTGGCGTCGCGGCTGGGGCTTTCGGGCGTGCCGGTGAGCGCGGAAACCATCGCGCTGCACACGCTGTTCGAGCTGATGCGCGTGACCGGCGCGCGCGTGCATATCCAGCACGTGTCGTCGGCGGCGGGTGTGACGCTGATGCGCGCCGCGAAGGCCGAGGGCTTGCCCGTGACCTGCGACGTGACGATCAACCATCTGCATCTGATCGACATGGACATCGGCTATTTCGACGCGCAGTTCCGGCTCGATCCGCCGTTGCGCCAGCAGCGCGACCGCGAGGCGATACGCGCGGGGCTGCTCGACGGCACCATCGACGCGATCTGCTCGCAGCACACGCCCGTGGACGACGACGAAAAACTGCTGCCGTTCGCCGAAGCCACGCCGGGCGCGACCGGGCTGGAGCTGTTCCTGTCGCTCACGGTGAAATGGGCGCAGGACGCGGGCGTGCCGCTCGCAAAGGCGCTCGCGCTCGTGAGCGCGGCGCCGGCGGCGATCGTGCAAAAAGACGCGGGGCGCCTCGCCGTGGGCGCGAACGCGGACCTGTGCGTGTTCGACGCCAACGCGCACTGGCGGGTGGAACCGCGCGCGCTGCGCAGTCAGGGCCACAACACGCCGTTCCTCGGTTACGAACTGCCCGCCGTGGTGCGCGCGACGCTCGTGGCGGGGCGCGTGGGTTTCGAGCGCGCGCATCAGCACGCGTGA
- the groES gene encoding co-chaperone GroES → MNLRPLHDRVIVKRLDQETKTASGIVIPDAAAEKPDQGEVLAVGPGKRDDKGAQIALDVKVGDRVLFGKYAGQTVKVDGNELLVMREEDIMAVVQK, encoded by the coding sequence ATGAACCTTCGTCCTTTGCATGATCGCGTGATCGTCAAGCGCCTGGATCAAGAAACCAAGACCGCTTCGGGCATCGTGATCCCGGACGCAGCGGCTGAAAAGCCGGATCAAGGCGAAGTCCTGGCAGTCGGCCCGGGCAAGCGCGACGACAAGGGCGCGCAAATCGCCCTCGACGTCAAGGTTGGCGATCGCGTCCTGTTCGGCAAGTACGCTGGCCAGACCGTCAAGGTCGATGGCAACGAACTGCTCGTGATGCGCGAAGAAGACATCATGGCCGTGGTGCAGAAGTAA
- a CDS encoding methyltransferase, TIGR04325 family — translation MIEGTGRTRFGATLVGWMLGYRRSFRTLGEAESAVRPFAKGGHENPANAAWHLDRAAGTSDYAAFYYLRDRLSGVRKIFDMGGNVGNLYYCYRNYLPLRDDVTWTVYDLPENISRGRTLASDRDARNLSFTDDFSNIGEVDLFIASGSLHYFSKPLPELIASIAHRPQYILINRTPLIDGSDFAVVQDVGHIRVACMLYNRAKLIDDFRRLGYGVLGEWRAPEFGIPVPDHPSANVIAYTGLWLERLQ, via the coding sequence GTGATCGAAGGAACCGGTCGCACACGCTTCGGCGCGACCCTCGTCGGCTGGATGCTGGGTTACCGTCGCAGCTTCCGCACGCTCGGCGAAGCCGAAAGCGCGGTCCGGCCGTTCGCGAAAGGCGGCCACGAGAATCCCGCCAATGCCGCCTGGCATCTCGATCGCGCGGCCGGCACCAGCGACTACGCCGCGTTTTATTACCTGCGAGATCGGCTGAGCGGCGTGCGCAAGATCTTCGACATGGGTGGCAATGTCGGAAATCTCTACTACTGCTACCGCAATTACCTGCCTTTGCGCGACGACGTCACCTGGACCGTCTACGATCTGCCCGAGAATATTTCGCGAGGCCGCACGCTGGCGAGCGATCGCGACGCGCGCAATCTCTCGTTCACCGACGACTTCAGCAACATTGGCGAAGTCGATCTGTTCATTGCGAGCGGCTCGCTTCATTATTTCAGCAAGCCTTTGCCGGAGTTAATTGCAAGCATCGCGCATCGCCCGCAATACATACTCATCAATCGCACCCCGCTCATCGACGGCAGCGACTTCGCCGTGGTGCAGGACGTCGGGCATATCCGGGTTGCGTGCATGCTTTACAACCGCGCCAAGCTTATCGACGACTTCAGGCGTCTCGGCTACGGCGTACTCGGCGAATGGCGCGCGCCGGAGTTCGGCATTCCCGTGCCCGACCATCCTTCCGCCAATGTGATCGCGTACACGGGACTGTGGCTCGAGCGGCTGCAATAG
- a CDS encoding hydroxymethylpyrimidine/phosphomethylpyrimidine kinase: MPSDTPPIVLTFGLSDPTGGGGLQADLLTLASMGCHGVSALTGYTVRDSAGCDEVTGLDPETVATQARMLLEDMPIAAFKVGAGARAEVVSAIAEVVADYDDVPLILAPDFTLDDEHVLAADELREAMADLLVPQTTLLVADVSTLIALAQPDGDADAPGVDAAIAHLLSTGCEYILAMETGSHRIVNTLYSEDGQVRQDLWDRNPQAMMGVTDTLGAAIAALLANGQEPPEAVREAQEYLYQAVQSAFRPGMGAWLPDRFFWARSNDTEEDGETPPGAGAAEHLPPPGEAKH, from the coding sequence ATGCCCAGCGACACCCCTCCCATCGTCCTGACCTTCGGCCTTTCCGATCCGACCGGCGGCGGCGGCCTGCAAGCCGACCTGCTCACGCTCGCCAGCATGGGCTGCCACGGCGTTTCGGCGCTCACCGGCTACACCGTGCGCGACTCCGCGGGTTGCGACGAAGTCACCGGCCTCGACCCCGAAACCGTCGCGACCCAGGCGCGCATGCTGCTCGAAGACATGCCTATTGCCGCCTTCAAGGTGGGCGCGGGCGCGCGCGCCGAAGTCGTGAGCGCGATCGCCGAAGTAGTCGCCGACTACGACGACGTGCCGCTCATTCTCGCGCCCGACTTCACGCTCGACGACGAACACGTGCTCGCCGCCGACGAACTGCGCGAGGCCATGGCCGACCTGCTCGTGCCGCAAACCACGCTGCTGGTGGCCGACGTCTCCACGCTCATCGCGCTCGCGCAACCCGACGGCGACGCCGACGCGCCCGGCGTGGACGCGGCCATCGCGCACCTGCTCTCCACCGGCTGCGAGTACATCCTCGCGATGGAAACGGGCTCGCACCGCATCGTCAACACGCTCTACAGCGAAGACGGCCAGGTGCGCCAGGATCTGTGGGACCGCAATCCGCAAGCGATGATGGGCGTGACCGACACGCTCGGCGCGGCCATCGCGGCCTTGCTCGCCAACGGGCAGGAGCCGCCCGAAGCCGTGCGCGAGGCGCAGGAATATCTGTATCAGGCCGTGCAGAGCGCGTTTCGGCCGGGCATGGGCGCGTGGCTGCCCGACCGGTTTTTCTGGGCGCGCAGCAACGACACCGAGGAAGACGGCGAAACGCCGCCGGGCGCCGGTGCCGCCGAGCACCTGCCGCCGCCGGGCGAAGCCAAGCATTGA
- the ruvX gene encoding Holliday junction resolvase RuvX gives MSRALTGDATLLAFDYGEKRIGVALGNVLTRSARALTVIANKSRDYRFEAIGDLLREWQPNVLVVGLPCHPDGTPHAMTQQAQRFGNQLNGRFNLPVVWVDERYSSVDAEARMRERGERTGRDVHVDAEAASVILQQYLDELP, from the coding sequence GTGAGCCGCGCCCTGACCGGCGACGCCACCCTGCTGGCGTTCGATTACGGCGAAAAACGCATTGGCGTGGCGCTCGGCAACGTGCTCACGCGCAGTGCGCGCGCGCTCACGGTCATCGCCAATAAAAGCCGCGACTATCGCTTCGAAGCCATCGGCGACTTGCTGCGCGAATGGCAGCCCAATGTGCTCGTGGTCGGTTTGCCGTGTCATCCGGACGGCACGCCGCACGCCATGACGCAACAGGCGCAGCGCTTCGGCAATCAGCTGAACGGGCGCTTCAATCTGCCGGTCGTGTGGGTCGACGAGCGCTATTCTTCCGTCGATGCCGAAGCGCGCATGCGCGAGCGCGGCGAACGCACGGGGCGCGACGTGCATGTCGATGCCGAAGCCGCCTCGGTGATCCTGCAGCAATATCTCGACGAACTCCCATGA
- a CDS encoding cupin-like domain-containing protein, with protein sequence MLTRTVPGTSHTQWGTVDSFTASCAALHKQPFAAQHPLAGHPLFSIEALTKVAEAASKREGDVYVDAGDLSLADKWGTTPKPNMTIPEIIDRIETAGAWLVMKHVELDPAYKALLDEYEAFVRELAGPEGSRLLSNAEMLVFITSPGRKTPYHFDAEVNFLVQIQGSKDLWVCDPMDRSVTTEEEIEEYYSVSITAGTYKPHAETVARKFTLHPGDAVHIPTHAAHWVQNHDNVSISLSLNMEFPRRYGDVYRANHKLRKLGLVPRPPQPPGAPAFVDSSKVAALSGFRRVKSLISR encoded by the coding sequence ATGTTGACCCGTACCGTCCCTGGCACGTCCCATACGCAATGGGGCACCGTCGATTCGTTCACCGCGTCCTGCGCCGCGCTCCACAAGCAGCCGTTCGCGGCGCAACATCCGCTCGCCGGCCATCCGCTGTTTTCGATCGAGGCGTTGACGAAGGTGGCCGAGGCGGCCTCGAAGCGCGAGGGCGACGTGTATGTCGACGCGGGCGATCTCAGTCTGGCCGACAAGTGGGGCACCACGCCCAAACCGAACATGACGATCCCCGAGATCATCGACCGGATCGAAACGGCGGGCGCCTGGCTCGTGATGAAACACGTCGAACTCGACCCGGCCTACAAGGCGCTGCTCGACGAGTACGAGGCCTTCGTGCGCGAGCTGGCCGGCCCGGAAGGATCGCGCCTGCTGAGCAACGCGGAAATGCTCGTTTTCATTACGTCGCCGGGCCGCAAGACGCCCTATCACTTCGACGCCGAGGTGAATTTCCTCGTGCAGATTCAAGGCTCGAAAGACCTGTGGGTGTGCGACCCGATGGACCGCAGCGTGACCACCGAGGAAGAAATCGAGGAGTACTACTCAGTGTCGATCACGGCGGGCACTTACAAGCCGCATGCGGAAACCGTGGCCCGCAAGTTCACGCTGCATCCGGGCGACGCTGTGCACATTCCCACGCACGCGGCGCATTGGGTACAGAACCACGACAACGTGTCGATCTCGCTCAGCCTGAACATGGAATTCCCGCGCCGCTACGGCGACGTCTATCGCGCGAATCACAAGCTGAGAAAGCTGGGGCTCGTGCCGCGGCCGCCGCAGCCGCCGGGAGCGCCGGCATTCGTCGATAGCTCGAAGGTGGCGGCGCTCAGCGGATTCCGGCGTGTGAAGTCCCTGATCTCGCGATAG
- a CDS encoding lysophospholipid acyltransferase family protein, producing the protein MSLFIRKTRLFAHLLRGAWIVATRFPRASVDVRHALNRAWSLKMLQLCGMKLVVHNDSARLDAGALVVSNHISWIDIYVINAWRPTPFVSKAEIRNWPLIGWFAKHLDTVFIEREKRSDARRIMNELSSRLERGELMCVFPEGTTSSGVALLPFHSNMFQAAVAAGKPVQPLCIYYEDAQGRQTTAPAYIDDLSLKQSLDAMLGAGAITAHVYVGEPIVAEDRRTLAARAQEAVNGALEAMRGPVVAGVTGEVPVVSGELPGAQGAQA; encoded by the coding sequence ATGAGCCTTTTCATCCGCAAGACCCGTTTGTTCGCGCATCTGCTGCGCGGCGCCTGGATCGTCGCCACGCGCTTTCCGCGCGCCAGCGTCGACGTGCGACACGCGCTGAACCGCGCGTGGTCCCTCAAGATGCTCCAGTTGTGCGGCATGAAGCTCGTCGTGCACAACGATTCGGCGCGGCTCGACGCGGGCGCGCTCGTGGTGAGCAATCACATCTCGTGGATCGACATCTACGTGATCAATGCGTGGCGCCCGACGCCGTTCGTCTCGAAGGCCGAGATCCGCAACTGGCCGCTGATCGGCTGGTTCGCGAAGCATCTCGACACGGTGTTCATCGAGCGCGAGAAACGCAGCGACGCGCGCCGCATCATGAACGAACTCTCCTCGCGGCTCGAGCGCGGCGAACTGATGTGCGTGTTCCCGGAAGGCACGACGTCGAGCGGCGTGGCGCTCTTGCCGTTCCATTCGAACATGTTCCAGGCGGCGGTGGCGGCGGGCAAGCCGGTGCAGCCGCTGTGCATTTACTACGAAGACGCGCAGGGGCGGCAGACCACGGCGCCCGCGTATATCGACGATCTCTCGCTCAAGCAGTCGCTCGACGCGATGCTCGGGGCGGGCGCGATCACGGCGCACGTGTACGTGGGCGAGCCGATCGTGGCGGAAGATCGCCGCACGTTGGCGGCGCGCGCGCAGGAAGCGGTGAATGGGGCGCTGGAGGCGATGCGCGGGCCGGTGGTGGCGGGCGTGACGGGCGAGGTGCCGGTCGTGTCGGGGGAGTTGCCTGGCGCACAGGGCGCTCAGGCTTGA
- a CDS encoding rubredoxin yields the protein MEYRSWMCLICGWIYDEEAGLPDEGIAPGTRWEDVPINWTCPECGARKEDFEMVQI from the coding sequence ATGGAATATAGAAGCTGGATGTGCCTGATCTGCGGCTGGATCTACGACGAAGAAGCCGGTTTGCCGGACGAAGGCATCGCCCCCGGCACGCGCTGGGAGGATGTGCCCATCAACTGGACGTGCCCCGAGTGCGGCGCGCGCAAGGAAGACTTCGAGATGGTCCAGATCTGA